From Falco cherrug isolate bFalChe1 chromosome 4, bFalChe1.pri, whole genome shotgun sequence, one genomic window encodes:
- the STEAP4 gene encoding metalloreductase STEAP4 has protein sequence MNKNSSNIMALAPNTSNKKETVCIFGTGDFGRALGQKMIQSGYPIVFGSRSTERSSLIPKDAKVMSHAEAAQKASIIIIAIQRQNYNFLTPLAEILHGKILVDVSNNLKINQYPESNAEYLAQLVPGAKVVKAFNTVSAWALQSGALDASRQVFVCGDDMEAKQRVMDIVRALGLTPLDKGSLLAAQEIENYPLQLFPMWKFPILLSLGLTAFFFFYCLTHRVIYPYVNENKDFSFFIAISIPNQICPILALILLSLVYVPGVFAAIIQLYRGTKYHRFPDWLDKWMLCRKQLGLVALAFASLHVLYTLVIPIRSFVRWKISSRIISLALNNETEPLNTTNAWLSDSYVALGILGFFLFVLLGITSLPSVSNNVNWREFRFVQSKLGYLTLTLCTAHTLVYGGKQFLNPSSYRWYLPSAYMLSLIIPCIVLLIKFFLIFPCLDKPLTQIRQGWERNPQYSEQSNYIINKSAV, from the exons atgaaTAAAAATTCTTCCAACATAATGGCTTTGGCTCCCAACACTTCTAACAAAAAAGAGACAGTGTGCATATTTGGAACTGGAGATTTTGGAAGAGCTCTGGGGCAAAAAATGATTCAGTCCGGCTACCCCATTGTGTTTGGAAGCCGGAGCACAGAGAGATCCAGCCTTATTCCCAAGGATGCAAAGGTGATGAGCCATgcagaggcagcacagaaagcttCCATCATCATTATAGCAATCCAGAGGCAAAATTACAACTTCCTTACACCACTAGCAGAAATTCTCCATGGAAAAATCTTGGTGGACGTAAGCaacaacttaaaaataaaccagtatCCTGAATCCAATGCAGAGTACCTCGCTCAGCTGGTGCCTGGTGCCAAGGTTGTGAAAGCCTTTAACACTGTGTCAGCCTGGGCTTTGCAGTCAGGTGCACTGGATGCAAGCCGGCAG GTGTTTGTCTGTGGAGATGACATGGAAGCTAAACAAAGGGTGATGGATATTGTTCGTGCACTGGGTCTCACTCCATTAGATAAGGGATCCCTCTTGGCAGCTCAGGAAATAGAAAATTACCCTCTGCAGCTGTTTCCAATGTGGAAGTTTCCCATCCTTTTGTCCCTTGGCCTAACCgccttcttcttcttctactGTTTGACTCATAGGGTAATTTACCCTTatgttaatgaaaacaaagacttttcattttttattgcaATTTCCATTCCAAATCAGATCTGCCCTATATTGGCACTCATCCTTCTTTCCTTGGTTTATGTTCCTGGTGTGTTTGCTGCAATTATTCAGTTATACAGAGGTACCAAATACCACCGTTTCCCAGACTGGCTGGACAAATGGATGCTGTGTAGGAAACAACTTGGACTAGTAGCCTTGGCATTTGCTTCTCTGCATGTTTTGTACACTCTTGTCATCCCAATTCGCTCCTTCGTAAGATGGAAAATCAGCAGTCGAATCATCTCCCTG GCACTGAACAATGAAACAGAACCACTCAACACCACTAATGCCTGGCTTAGTGACTCTTACGTGGCTTTGGggattttaggattttttttatttgttcttctgGGAATAACTTCCTTGCCTTCAGTCAGCAACAACGTCAACTGGCGAGAATTTCGATTTGTACAG TCCAAACTCGGATACCTGACACTGACTTTGTGCACTGCACACACCCTGGTTTATGGTGGAAAACAGTTCCTGAACCCATCATCGTACAGATGGTATCTTCCAAGTGCCTATATGCTCTCCCTCATTATTCCATGTATTGTACTGCTCAtcaaatttttcctgatatttccTTGTCTGGACAAACCTCTCACACAAATTCgacagggctgggagaggaATCCCCAGTACTCAGAACAGTCAAATTACATTATCAACAAGTCTGCTGTATAA